The Pseudomonadota bacterium genome includes a window with the following:
- a CDS encoding dihydroxyacetone kinase subunit DhaK: MRQFINSKETLVTEAIDGGLRTAGDKLARLDGYPHIKVVVRTDWDKSKVALVSGGGSGHEPSHAGFVGRGMLTAAVCGDVFASPSVDAVLAGILAVTGKAGCLLIVKNYTGDRLNFGLAAERARALGHKVSMVIVDDDVALPDLPQARGVAGTLFVHKIAGALAEQGADLHQVTQAANRVIEGVISIGMSLDTCTVPGSPKEDRIALGKAELGLGIHGEAGIEQVDYSGARDAMAMVVERLAPKMEDGPHVALLNNLGGAMPLEMAVLAEELIRSRIGEHITMKIGPAPLMTSLDMQGFSVSLLPLTDEDREALTAPVAPWSWPGCHPVGDVPVNPLPDGLSPIAPTPSANPEMAAFLEKCCDALVAAEADLNALDAKSGDGDTGSTLAGAARALKGALSRMPLADTTQLYRALGLELSQTMGGSSGVLLAIFFAAAGDASANGSTATGALKAGLDRIMEVGGAQPGDRTMIDAMGPALKALPDGVAAAAAAARAGANQTAQITKAKAGRASYIAEDKLAGHNDPGAEAVARLLETLAA; the protein is encoded by the coding sequence ATGCGGCAATTCATCAACTCGAAAGAAACGCTGGTCACCGAAGCCATCGATGGTGGTCTTCGGACCGCTGGGGACAAGTTGGCCCGCCTTGATGGCTATCCGCACATCAAGGTCGTCGTGCGCACCGATTGGGACAAGTCGAAGGTGGCGCTCGTTTCGGGAGGCGGTTCCGGCCACGAGCCTAGCCATGCAGGCTTCGTTGGTCGGGGCATGCTCACGGCTGCAGTGTGCGGTGATGTGTTCGCATCCCCTTCGGTAGATGCGGTCCTCGCGGGCATTCTCGCGGTCACGGGAAAAGCGGGCTGCCTGCTGATCGTCAAGAACTATACGGGCGACCGGCTGAACTTCGGCCTCGCGGCGGAACGTGCGCGGGCCTTGGGTCACAAGGTTTCGATGGTCATTGTTGATGATGATGTGGCTCTACCAGATCTGCCGCAGGCGCGCGGCGTGGCCGGCACCTTGTTCGTGCACAAGATCGCTGGTGCGCTGGCGGAACAAGGCGCCGATCTGCATCAGGTCACCCAAGCAGCAAACCGCGTCATCGAGGGCGTGATCTCAATCGGGATGTCGCTCGATACTTGCACCGTGCCAGGCTCGCCAAAAGAAGACCGGATCGCGCTGGGCAAAGCAGAGCTTGGGCTGGGGATCCATGGCGAAGCGGGGATCGAACAGGTCGACTACTCCGGCGCCCGCGATGCCATGGCGATGGTCGTTGAACGTCTGGCGCCGAAGATGGAAGACGGGCCGCACGTTGCGCTCCTAAACAATCTCGGTGGCGCCATGCCACTTGAAATGGCGGTACTGGCCGAAGAGCTGATCCGTTCGCGGATTGGCGAGCACATCACGATGAAGATCGGTCCTGCGCCATTGATGACCTCCCTCGACATGCAAGGTTTTTCCGTCTCGCTGCTTCCCCTCACAGACGAGGACCGCGAAGCGCTCACGGCACCTGTCGCGCCATGGTCGTGGCCGGGCTGCCATCCCGTTGGCGATGTGCCGGTCAATCCGCTTCCCGATGGACTTTCGCCTATCGCTCCAACGCCCTCGGCGAATCCCGAGATGGCGGCCTTCCTTGAGAAGTGCTGCGACGCGCTTGTTGCCGCCGAAGCGGACCTCAACGCGCTCGATGCCAAGTCAGGCGACGGTGACACTGGGTCAACGCTTGCGGGCGCAGCCCGTGCCCTGAAGGGAGCGCTTTCCCGCATGCCTCTGGCGGATACCACACAGCTTTACCGGGCCCTTGGGCTGGAACTGAGCCAGACGATGGGCGGGTCATCGGGCGTTCTGCTCGCGATTTTCTTTGCTGCCGCCGGTGATGCGTCTGCCAATGGCTCAACGGCGACGGGCGCCTTGAAAGCGGGCCTCGACCGGATCATGGAGGTTGGTGGTGCCCAACCGGGCGATCGCACCATGATCGATGCCATGGGACCCGCTCTCAAAGCTTTGCCAGATGGCGTCGCGGCCGCCGCCGCCGCCGCTCGGGCTGGCGCCAATCAAACGGCACAGATCACCAAGGCTAAGGCAGGTCGCGCGAGCTATATCGCCGAAGACAAGCTTGCCGGACACAACGATCCGGGTGCCGAAGCGGTGGCGCGCTTGCTTGAAACGCTGGCGGCCTGA
- the xylB gene encoding xylulokinase, producing MYLGLDLGTSGLKGLVIDDEQALVASATAPLEVSRPQSGWSEQDPDSWIAACERVFGALKEQIDLSSIKGIGLSGQMHGATALSADGKPLWPSMLWNDTRSASEASAMDADPDFRKLSGNIVFPGFTAPKIEWLRVNKPDLFDTIDKVLLPKDYLRLWLTGEAVSDMSDAAGTSWLDTGGRDWSNTLLAKAHLSREQMPRLVEGSEISGKLRPDFAETFGFSEGVVVAGGGGDNAASAIGVGVVKPGDAFVSLGTSGVLFAANGAYQPDPETAVHTFCHAVPNTWHQMGVILAATDALAWFAGLVGSEPPALTSSLGELQAPGRTVFLPYLGGERTPINDAAIRASFLGLEHATDRDAATRAVLEGVCFALRDCQVALEATGTHYETLLGVGGGTQSDYWLSALATCLGKPIDLPQGSELGGAFGAARLGLMAATGAGAEIAAKPPIAKTIEPVAALTSTFDEGYDRYVRARGALGDLQ from the coding sequence ATGTATCTTGGCCTCGATCTTGGCACCTCCGGTCTCAAGGGCCTGGTCATCGATGACGAGCAGGCACTGGTAGCGAGCGCGACAGCTCCGCTTGAGGTCTCACGACCGCAAAGCGGATGGTCCGAACAGGATCCCGATAGCTGGATCGCCGCGTGCGAGAGGGTCTTCGGCGCTCTCAAGGAGCAGATCGACCTTAGCTCGATCAAAGGCATTGGCCTGTCCGGGCAGATGCATGGCGCAACGGCCCTATCCGCCGATGGCAAGCCACTGTGGCCGAGCATGCTTTGGAACGACACGCGCTCTGCGTCCGAGGCTTCGGCGATGGATGCCGACCCCGACTTCCGCAAGCTGTCCGGCAACATCGTCTTTCCGGGCTTTACGGCCCCAAAGATCGAATGGCTTCGGGTCAACAAGCCTGACTTGTTCGACACAATCGACAAGGTCCTTCTGCCGAAGGATTATCTGCGTTTGTGGCTGACAGGCGAAGCCGTCTCAGACATGTCGGACGCGGCTGGAACCTCGTGGCTCGACACTGGAGGGCGCGATTGGTCGAATACGCTTCTGGCAAAGGCGCACCTCTCGCGGGAGCAAATGCCCCGACTTGTTGAAGGCTCGGAGATTTCTGGCAAGCTCCGCCCAGACTTCGCTGAAACGTTCGGTTTTTCCGAAGGAGTGGTGGTCGCGGGTGGTGGCGGGGATAATGCAGCGTCGGCAATTGGAGTTGGCGTCGTCAAGCCCGGAGATGCGTTTGTTTCGCTAGGGACCTCGGGCGTTCTGTTCGCAGCCAATGGCGCCTACCAACCCGATCCTGAAACGGCGGTTCACACCTTCTGTCACGCCGTGCCCAATACCTGGCACCAGATGGGGGTCATTCTCGCTGCCACCGACGCCTTGGCGTGGTTCGCTGGCCTTGTCGGCTCGGAGCCCCCTGCCCTGACCAGCTCCCTGGGCGAGCTCCAAGCGCCGGGCCGAACTGTCTTCCTGCCTTACCTGGGTGGCGAGCGGACGCCGATCAACGATGCGGCCATCCGAGCCAGCTTCCTCGGATTGGAACACGCCACAGACCGAGATGCGGCAACACGAGCGGTGCTCGAAGGCGTATGCTTTGCGCTGCGCGATTGTCAGGTCGCGCTCGAGGCGACCGGTACACACTATGAAACGCTTTTGGGCGTAGGAGGCGGAACCCAATCGGACTATTGGCTTTCCGCTTTGGCAACCTGTCTCGGCAAGCCAATCGACCTGCCACAAGGCAGCGAACTGGGCGGCGCGTTCGGTGCCGCGCGGCTTGGCCTGATGGCTGCGACGGGTGCGGGTGCGGAGATCGCGGCCAAGCCGCCCATTGCCAAAACCATTGAACCTGTCGCCGCGCTCACATCGACGTTCGATGAAGGCTACGACCGGTATGTTCGCGCGCGTGGCGCGCTTGGAGACTTGCAATGA
- the xylA gene encoding xylose isomerase gives MTDFFAGLEPVRFDPNAPADALAYRHYNPEEVVMGKKLKDHLRFAVAYWHSFAWPGGDPFGGQTFDRPWFGDTMELAKLKADVAFDMFALLDVPFFCFHDADVRPEGDSFAENQRNLEAIVDYFAQKMETSNTKLLWGTANLFSHRRFMAGAATNPDPDVFAWSAATIKTCMDATHKLGGANYVLWGGREGYESLLNTDLGREAEQAARMLHKVVDYKHKIGFEGTILIEPKPQEPTKHQYDYDVATVYGFLKRFGLENEVKLNIEQGHAILAGHSFEHELAMAASLGVLGSIDMNRNDYQSGWDTDQFPNSVPEVALAYYEVLKAGGFTTGGTNFDAKLRRQSLDPVDLIAAHAGAMDVCARGLKAAAAMLEDGKLEALRAERYAGWDGSGGKAMLNEESLDAIHERVLRDGINPQPRSGRQEILENLVNSYL, from the coding sequence ATGACCGATTTCTTCGCTGGGCTTGAGCCCGTTCGCTTCGATCCCAACGCCCCCGCGGACGCCCTCGCCTATCGGCATTACAATCCCGAAGAAGTCGTCATGGGCAAAAAGCTCAAGGATCATCTGCGTTTCGCTGTCGCTTACTGGCATTCGTTCGCGTGGCCCGGAGGGGATCCGTTCGGCGGGCAAACATTTGATCGTCCGTGGTTTGGCGACACAATGGAGCTTGCGAAATTGAAGGCCGACGTTGCTTTCGACATGTTCGCCCTTCTCGATGTGCCGTTCTTCTGCTTCCACGACGCCGACGTCCGCCCCGAAGGTGACAGTTTCGCGGAGAACCAGCGCAACCTTGAGGCGATCGTCGATTACTTCGCGCAGAAGATGGAAACCTCGAACACCAAACTCTTGTGGGGCACCGCGAACCTGTTCTCGCATCGACGTTTCATGGCCGGAGCAGCCACCAACCCCGATCCGGACGTGTTCGCCTGGTCGGCGGCGACCATCAAGACCTGCATGGACGCAACGCATAAGCTCGGTGGCGCAAACTACGTTTTGTGGGGCGGGCGCGAAGGCTATGAAAGCCTGCTGAACACCGACCTTGGCCGCGAAGCCGAGCAGGCAGCGCGGATGCTGCACAAAGTGGTCGATTACAAGCACAAGATCGGATTCGAGGGAACGATCCTGATTGAGCCCAAACCTCAGGAGCCGACCAAACACCAGTACGATTATGACGTTGCGACGGTGTACGGCTTCCTCAAACGCTTCGGTCTCGAAAACGAGGTGAAACTCAATATCGAGCAAGGCCATGCTATTCTGGCTGGGCACAGCTTCGAGCATGAACTCGCCATGGCCGCGAGTTTAGGGGTTCTGGGGTCCATCGACATGAACCGCAACGACTACCAATCGGGCTGGGACACTGACCAGTTTCCAAATTCGGTGCCCGAAGTTGCGCTGGCCTATTACGAGGTTTTGAAGGCCGGGGGGTTCACAACAGGCGGCACCAATTTCGACGCGAAACTGCGGCGGCAATCGCTGGATCCAGTCGATCTGATTGCTGCACATGCGGGCGCGATGGATGTCTGCGCACGCGGTCTCAAGGCGGCGGCAGCAATGCTGGAAGACGGAAAGTTGGAGGCTCTGCGGGCCGAGCGCTATGCCGGTTGGGACGGTTCAGGCGGCAAGGCGATGCTGAACGAAGAAAGCCTGGACGCCATCCATGAACGGGTGCTGCGCGATGGGATCAACCCTCAACCTCGCTCAGGTCGCCAGGAAATCCTCGAAAACCTCGTCAACAGCTACCTCTAG
- a CDS encoding amidohydrolase encodes MAEPLLFDTHQHLIYREAARYSWTVRAPILDGRDFTLDDYAALTKGLGVGGALFMEVDPDEERYQDETRFVAKAIDGSPTRGIIACCRPEHASGFDAWLEESAELGVVGYRRILHMVDDGVSQTETFRRNVRAIGQAGRTFDVVMHARQLHLALELMTVCPDTQFVLDHCGNPDIANNAMDPWADAMTQLAKLPNVVVKFSGLTVNCGPGQDPATAVVPYLHRMIDIFGPDRILWGGDWPVVDLAVGLPRWIAITRQVLATLSADEAAAIAHKTAERIYKVSMAA; translated from the coding sequence ATGGCAGAGCCGCTTCTGTTCGATACGCACCAGCACCTGATCTACCGCGAAGCAGCGCGCTACAGCTGGACCGTTCGGGCACCCATCCTTGATGGGCGCGACTTCACGCTCGATGACTACGCCGCCTTGACGAAAGGGCTCGGCGTCGGCGGGGCGTTGTTCATGGAAGTCGACCCCGATGAAGAGCGTTACCAGGACGAAACGCGCTTTGTTGCCAAAGCGATCGACGGATCTCCAACCCGCGGTATCATAGCCTGTTGTCGGCCTGAGCACGCTTCTGGCTTTGACGCTTGGCTTGAAGAAAGCGCTGAACTTGGTGTGGTCGGTTACCGCCGCATCCTGCACATGGTGGATGATGGCGTTTCCCAAACCGAGACTTTCCGGCGTAACGTGCGCGCCATCGGGCAAGCCGGGAGGACGTTCGACGTTGTTATGCACGCCCGGCAACTGCATCTGGCGCTTGAACTCATGACCGTCTGCCCGGACACCCAGTTCGTTCTGGACCATTGCGGCAACCCGGACATTGCCAACAACGCCATGGACCCATGGGCGGACGCCATGACCCAGCTCGCGAAGCTGCCTAACGTGGTCGTGAAGTTTTCCGGGCTGACCGTCAATTGCGGGCCCGGCCAGGACCCGGCGACCGCTGTGGTGCCTTATCTGCACCGCATGATCGACATCTTTGGCCCTGACCGCATCCTGTGGGGCGGCGATTGGCCCGTTGTCGATCTGGCAGTCGGCCTGCCCCGCTGGATCGCGATAACCCGTCAGGTTCTTGCCACGCTCTCAGCTGACGAAGCTGCCGCGATTGCCCATAAAACAGCGGAACGGATCTACAAGGTTTCGATGGCGGCATAG
- a CDS encoding nucleotide sugar dehydrogenase: protein MSEKIAVAGLGYVGLSNAVLLSQQFETVAYDIDQDRVQLLNDKRSPIDEPLIEEYLHSRQLSLTATTDAQAAFSDAEYVIIATPTNYDAQTNAFDTRSVETVIDQVLDASKHAVCVIRSTIPVGLVRRLRDQFKTDRIIHSPEFLREGKALHDNLYPSRIVVGDRSVRGERFAAMLAQCARREDVPIVLTGPDEAEAVKLFANTFLAMRVAFFNELDTFAQTAGMDTRDVIKGVGLDPRIGSHYNNPSFGYGGYCLPKDTRQLLANYQSVPQNLIRAIVDANTTRKDFIAEQVLARNPECVGVFRLTMKEGSDNYRDSSVQGVMKRIKAKGIPIIVYEPSLDAVEFFGSAVVRDLDAFKSACDVIIANRRSPDLEDVKHKVFTRDLFGVD from the coding sequence ATGTCGGAGAAGATAGCCGTCGCGGGGCTCGGCTATGTCGGCTTATCAAACGCCGTTCTGCTTTCTCAACAGTTCGAGACCGTTGCCTACGACATCGACCAAGATCGCGTTCAGCTGCTCAACGACAAGCGGTCGCCGATCGACGAACCGTTGATCGAAGAGTATCTGCACTCCAGGCAGCTCAGCTTGACCGCGACGACCGACGCGCAGGCCGCGTTCAGCGATGCCGAGTATGTGATCATTGCCACCCCGACAAACTACGACGCGCAGACAAACGCTTTCGACACCCGATCAGTGGAGACGGTCATTGACCAAGTACTCGACGCCAGCAAACACGCCGTCTGTGTCATTCGCTCGACCATACCCGTAGGGCTGGTCCGGCGACTGCGTGACCAGTTTAAGACCGATCGGATCATTCATTCGCCAGAGTTTCTGCGGGAAGGCAAAGCGCTGCATGACAATCTGTACCCTTCACGGATTGTCGTCGGCGACCGCTCCGTGCGCGGTGAACGATTTGCCGCGATGCTCGCCCAATGCGCCAGACGTGAAGACGTTCCCATCGTCTTGACCGGTCCCGATGAAGCGGAAGCGGTCAAGCTGTTCGCCAACACGTTCCTCGCCATGCGCGTCGCCTTCTTCAACGAACTGGACACGTTTGCGCAAACGGCCGGTATGGATACGCGCGACGTCATCAAGGGCGTTGGCCTCGATCCCCGGATTGGCTCGCACTACAACAACCCATCCTTCGGCTACGGCGGCTACTGCTTGCCCAAGGACACCAGGCAGCTTCTAGCCAACTACCAGTCCGTTCCACAAAACCTCATCCGGGCGATCGTCGACGCCAACACAACAAGGAAGGACTTCATCGCCGAGCAGGTGCTGGCGCGGAACCCCGAATGCGTCGGCGTGTTTCGGCTGACCATGAAGGAGGGGTCCGATAACTATCGAGACAGCTCCGTGCAAGGCGTGATGAAGCGGATCAAAGCCAAGGGTATTCCGATCATCGTCTACGAGCCGTCGCTCGATGCGGTGGAGTTTTTTGGGTCAGCGGTTGTGCGCGATCTCGATGCGTTCAAGAGCGCGTGCGACGTCATCATCGCCAACAGGCGATCACCGGACCTTGAAGACGTCAAGCATAAGGTTTTCACCCGTGATCTGTTCGGGGTCGACTGA
- a CDS encoding NAD(P)H-binding protein, producing MRWLVMGGTSGIGRQLVEQLDRKSIAVRAFGRSAGETQFDGSHIQGFKGDARDASDVNAALEDADIVVQALGIRERPAMLWERETLFSDATSVLIPAMQAASVKRLITITGYGSGESKQTMSKLVALGHNAVLGRVYADKSRQEDMIKVSDLDWTLVRPTILNAGALSKRYKVLTEPSSWRLGTISRADVAHFVMEAGENGSFIRQSVVLA from the coding sequence ATGCGCTGGCTGGTCATGGGCGGAACATCAGGTATCGGCCGCCAATTGGTCGAACAACTTGATAGGAAGTCGATCGCCGTACGAGCTTTTGGCCGGAGTGCAGGCGAAACCCAGTTCGATGGCAGCCATATCCAGGGTTTCAAGGGCGACGCCCGCGACGCGTCGGACGTGAACGCAGCGCTCGAGGACGCAGATATCGTGGTGCAGGCGCTGGGGATCCGAGAACGGCCCGCGATGCTGTGGGAGCGCGAAACACTTTTCTCTGACGCGACGAGCGTCCTGATCCCAGCCATGCAGGCTGCGAGCGTGAAGCGCCTGATCACGATTACCGGCTATGGGTCCGGTGAGAGCAAGCAGACGATGAGCAAGCTAGTCGCACTCGGCCACAATGCTGTTTTGGGGCGTGTTTACGCGGACAAGAGCCGCCAGGAAGACATGATCAAGGTTAGCGACCTCGATTGGACGCTCGTTCGCCCCACAATCCTCAATGCGGGTGCGTTATCAAAGAGATACAAGGTTCTGACCGAACCATCCTCGTGGCGGCTCGGCACGATATCGCGCGCAGACGTCGCGCATTTCGTTATGGAAGCTGGCGAGAACGGGAGCTTTATCCGGCAGTCGGTCGTCCTGGCCTGA
- the moaA gene encoding GTP 3',8-cyclase MoaA, translated as MDNLLSPQPPLIDPFGRAVNYLRVSVTDRCDFRCVYCMAEDMTFLPKRDLLTLEELDRLCSAFVDRGVRKLRLTGGEPLVRKNVMTLVESLSRHLESGALDELTVTTNGSQLKRFAEPLFRHGVRRVNVSLDTLRPDAFRAVTRWGELSKVLDGIDAAQAAGLKVKINAVALKGFNEHEIPTMIQWAHERGVDFTLIETMPLGEIEEDRTDQYLPLTKVRRQLEQIYTLTDLPERTGGPARYVRVEETGGKLGFITPLTHNFCESCNRVRVTCTGTLYMCLGQEDAADLRTPLRASEGNDLLFQAIDEAISRKPKGHDFVIDRTRAQPAVGRHMSMTGG; from the coding sequence ATGGATAATCTCTTGAGCCCACAGCCGCCGCTTATTGACCCATTTGGGCGTGCGGTGAACTATCTCCGGGTCTCGGTGACGGACCGCTGCGATTTTCGCTGCGTGTACTGCATGGCAGAAGACATGACATTTCTGCCGAAACGCGACCTGTTGACTCTCGAGGAGCTTGACCGTCTGTGCTCAGCGTTCGTTGACAGAGGTGTGCGCAAGCTCCGGCTCACCGGCGGTGAGCCCCTGGTCCGCAAGAATGTCATGACGCTTGTCGAAAGCCTGTCGCGTCACCTTGAAAGTGGCGCGCTTGATGAGCTGACGGTCACGACCAACGGCTCGCAGCTCAAGCGTTTTGCCGAGCCACTTTTCAGACACGGGGTCCGACGCGTCAACGTATCGCTCGACACGCTTCGCCCAGACGCCTTCCGCGCGGTCACCCGCTGGGGCGAGCTGAGCAAGGTTCTTGACGGTATCGACGCGGCTCAGGCAGCGGGCCTCAAGGTCAAGATTAACGCGGTGGCCCTCAAGGGCTTCAACGAGCATGAAATTCCCACGATGATCCAGTGGGCACACGAGCGTGGGGTCGACTTCACGCTGATCGAAACAATGCCGCTTGGTGAAATCGAAGAAGATCGAACTGATCAGTATCTGCCGCTGACAAAGGTCAGACGCCAGCTCGAACAGATTTACACGCTCACCGATCTGCCAGAGCGGACGGGCGGCCCGGCGCGCTACGTCCGTGTTGAGGAAACCGGCGGCAAATTAGGCTTCATAACGCCGCTCACCCACAATTTCTGCGAGAGTTGTAACAGGGTGCGGGTGACGTGCACCGGCACGCTTTACATGTGTCTGGGTCAGGAAGATGCGGCTGACCTACGGACGCCATTGCGAGCCTCCGAGGGTAACGATCTGCTCTTCCAAGCGATCGACGAAGCGATCAGCCGGAAGCCTAAGGGCCATGATTTCGTCATCGACCGGACGCGCGCCCAACCTGCCGTCGGCAGGCATATGAGCATGACCGGCGGCTGA
- a CDS encoding aldose 1-epimerase: MIELEAGDARCVVVPELGAAIASLTVGDRPVLRSTDAKPADEAFELACNLMVPFSNRINGGFTVDGTFYRLDPNRTDQPYAIHGDGFQKAWAVERQSGTEASLTLEGAYGPLIYSARVDYQLTAGALTSVLTLTSRADDMLPFGGGFHPWFPRSDHTRLKAKLTGFWPAGADKLPTSAVEQPVPIDFDFSEPTRLPTGALDNGFSGWDGSAHIDQGEDAVSVSITSSTLDHAIIYAPSPEAGFFCFEPVSHPINAHNLPGMPGLKLLAPGERLRMDMVLEWQGMRR; the protein is encoded by the coding sequence ATGATTGAGCTGGAAGCAGGTGATGCACGGTGCGTTGTTGTCCCGGAACTGGGTGCGGCGATCGCATCGCTTACGGTCGGTGATCGTCCTGTTCTGCGCTCCACCGATGCGAAGCCCGCCGACGAGGCCTTCGAACTAGCGTGCAATTTGATGGTTCCGTTTTCAAATCGGATCAACGGAGGCTTCACCGTCGATGGAACGTTCTACCGGCTCGATCCAAATCGAACCGACCAGCCTTACGCCATCCATGGCGACGGCTTTCAGAAAGCGTGGGCCGTGGAGCGCCAAAGCGGTACCGAGGCTTCGCTTACACTTGAAGGCGCCTACGGTCCGCTCATTTATAGCGCGCGCGTCGACTACCAGCTTACAGCGGGCGCGTTGACGTCCGTGCTGACCCTCACGAGCAGAGCGGATGACATGCTGCCATTCGGCGGCGGCTTTCACCCATGGTTTCCCAGAAGCGATCATACTCGGTTGAAGGCAAAGCTGACCGGTTTCTGGCCGGCAGGGGCCGATAAGCTACCGACGAGCGCGGTCGAGCAGCCGGTCCCCATCGATTTTGATTTCAGCGAGCCTACAAGGCTGCCCACTGGAGCCCTCGATAACGGCTTCAGCGGTTGGGATGGTTCCGCCCATATTGACCAAGGCGAAGACGCCGTGAGCGTGTCCATCACCAGTTCGACGCTCGATCATGCGATCATATACGCACCGTCGCCGGAGGCAGGCTTCTTTTGCTTCGAGCCGGTCTCGCATCCGATCAACGCGCACAATCTACCTGGGATGCCCGGCCTGAAACTCTTGGCTCCGGGAGAACGTCTTCGCATGGATATGGTCCTTGAATGGCAAGGTATGCGACGTTAG
- the uxuA gene encoding mannonate dehydratase, whose product MHTAQVPGDGYDGLEETWRWYGPSDPVTLSDIRQTGATGIVTALHETYDGEAWSSDAIASRKRLIEAADLRWSVVESIPVHPSIKFAGPEADHFTDAFATTVERLAEQGLQTICYNFMPVVDWTRTDLSYRLPTGALALRFDMTAFAAYDMFVLERPGAWDDYDPAMQALAQARAKRLSADERDTLEKTIIAGLPGSELSHDRDGILERISQFDDTSPAALFDALRRFLAIVVPRAEACGARLCVHPDDPPMPLFGLPRVVSTQADYAALLEAVPSPSNGVTFCTGSLGAREDNDLIAMLDAFADRVHFAHLRNVRREPNGTFYESDHLDGDVDMVSVIERLLAEQQRRRDEGRKDWQIPMRPDHGHILLDDHDKQTNPGYSAIGRLRGLAELRGVMTAIRARPAHSL is encoded by the coding sequence ATGCACACTGCGCAGGTCCCTGGCGATGGTTATGACGGACTTGAGGAAACCTGGCGCTGGTATGGGCCATCCGATCCAGTCACGCTATCGGACATCCGGCAAACCGGCGCGACCGGCATCGTTACGGCCCTCCATGAAACCTATGATGGTGAAGCGTGGAGCAGCGATGCAATTGCTTCGCGCAAACGGCTGATTGAAGCCGCTGACCTACGCTGGAGCGTGGTGGAGAGCATCCCGGTTCATCCGTCCATCAAGTTCGCCGGCCCCGAAGCCGACCACTTCACAGACGCGTTCGCAACGACGGTCGAGAGGTTGGCCGAGCAAGGCCTTCAAACCATCTGTTACAACTTCATGCCGGTGGTCGATTGGACGCGAACCGACTTGAGCTATCGGCTACCAACCGGCGCGCTGGCTTTGCGTTTCGACATGACGGCTTTCGCGGCGTACGACATGTTTGTCCTCGAACGCCCGGGCGCCTGGGATGATTATGATCCGGCCATGCAGGCGCTGGCGCAAGCGCGCGCAAAACGATTATCCGCCGACGAACGGGACACTCTGGAGAAGACCATCATAGCTGGGCTTCCTGGCTCGGAGTTGTCGCACGATCGCGATGGCATCTTGGAACGGATCAGCCAGTTTGATGACACATCTCCTGCTGCGCTTTTCGATGCACTTCGAAGGTTCCTTGCCATTGTCGTGCCGCGGGCAGAGGCGTGCGGTGCCCGCCTTTGCGTCCATCCCGACGACCCACCCATGCCACTTTTTGGTCTGCCCAGGGTCGTGAGCACACAAGCTGATTACGCGGCGCTCCTTGAAGCCGTTCCATCGCCTTCGAACGGCGTCACCTTCTGCACAGGATCACTGGGCGCACGTGAGGATAATGATCTGATTGCCATGCTTGACGCGTTTGCCGATCGGGTTCACTTCGCCCATCTTCGCAACGTTCGCCGCGAACCAAACGGTACGTTTTACGAGTCCGACCATCTCGATGGCGATGTCGATATGGTCAGCGTGATTGAACGATTGTTGGCGGAGCAACAACGCCGGCGAGATGAAGGCCGCAAAGATTGGCAAATCCCGATGCGGCCCGACCATGGTCACATCCTCCTCGATGACCATGACAAGCAAACCAATCCGGGGTACTCGGCAATTGGACGGCTGAGGGGACTGGCCGAGCTTCGCGGCGTTATGACCGCGATCCGAGCGCGTCCTGCACATTCGCTCTAG